A genomic segment from Corythoichthys intestinalis isolate RoL2023-P3 chromosome 2, ASM3026506v1, whole genome shotgun sequence encodes:
- the LOC130912566 gene encoding uncharacterized protein LOC130912566 isoform X2 has protein sequence MSYHSCPSLPAIDDARRPIRLDEEGRMSPLGPNELDVLSRQWQAEFTRKFITRVKLTTFFVGRILTVNEQLIENALRLTRQGFAGTPSDGFSPGDDDTDHLRFRLAKTEEEIETLRQALLSKEKSAADLRRQLGLGPLENLKHNLSKGWQDVRTSSPYLTASAVLEDIGNTEASLPVNFGTGQFQVISCKFWDIQRCVRTKEGLAHAGRVTSSALSNVGVAITRRLAEMRALPLPGPPRGDDGQRRGETSTGDDESTFE, from the exons ATGAGTTATCACAGCTGCCCCAGTTtacctgccattgacgatgcgagacgtccaatccgtttggatGAAGAGGGACGGATGAGCCCACTTGGTCCAAATGAACTCGACGTCTTGAGCCGCCAATGGCAGGCTGAGTTTACAAGGAAATTTATCACACGAGTTAAATTGACTACATTCTTCGTTGGACGTATATTAACAGTCAATGAGCAATTGATTGAAAATGCGCTTCGATTGACGCGGCAAGGTTTTGCGGGGACGCCGTCTGATGGATTCTCACCCGGCGACGACGACACGGACCACCTGAGGTTCCGGCTGGCTAAG ACGGAGGAGGAGATCGAGACTCTCAGGCAGGCGCTGCTGAGCAAAGAGAAGTCGGCCGCCGATCTCCGCCGGCAGCTGGGTTTGGGCCCGTTGGAGAATCTTAAGCACAACCTGTCCAAAGGCTGGCAAGACGTACGGACGTCGTCCCC ATATCTGACGGCCTCAGCGGTCCTGGAAGACATCGGCAACACGGAAGC gtcacttcctgtcaattttggcaCAG ggcaattccaggtcatttcctgtaaattttgggaCATTCAAAG GTGCGTGAGGACCAAGGAAGGTTTGGCTCATGCAGGCCGTGTCACATCTTCTGCATTGTCCAACGTGGGCGTTGCTATCACCAGAAGGTTGGCGGAGATGAG AGCTCTACCGCTTCCAGGTCCGCCGCG AGGAGATGACGGCCAAAGAAGAGGAGAAACGAGCACTGGTGATGACGAATCTACGTTTGAATAG
- the LOC130912566 gene encoding tumor protein D54-like isoform X4 gives MSYHSCPSLPAIDDARRPIRLDEEGRMSPLGPNELDVLSRQWQAEFTRKFITRVKLTTFFVGRILTVNEQLIENALRLTRQGFAGTPSDGFSPGDDDTDHLRFRLAKTEEEIETLRQALLSKEKSAADLRRQLGLGPLENLKHNLSKGWQDVRTSSPYLTASAVLEDIGNTEACVRTKEGLAHAGRVTSSALSNVGVAITRRLAEMRALPLPGPPRGDDGQRRGETSTGDDESTFE, from the exons ATGAGTTATCACAGCTGCCCCAGTTtacctgccattgacgatgcgagacgtccaatccgtttggatGAAGAGGGACGGATGAGCCCACTTGGTCCAAATGAACTCGACGTCTTGAGCCGCCAATGGCAGGCTGAGTTTACAAGGAAATTTATCACACGAGTTAAATTGACTACATTCTTCGTTGGACGTATATTAACAGTCAATGAGCAATTGATTGAAAATGCGCTTCGATTGACGCGGCAAGGTTTTGCGGGGACGCCGTCTGATGGATTCTCACCCGGCGACGACGACACGGACCACCTGAGGTTCCGGCTGGCTAAG ACGGAGGAGGAGATCGAGACTCTCAGGCAGGCGCTGCTGAGCAAAGAGAAGTCGGCCGCCGATCTCCGCCGGCAGCTGGGTTTGGGCCCGTTGGAGAATCTTAAGCACAACCTGTCCAAAGGCTGGCAAGACGTACGGACGTCGTCCCC ATATCTGACGGCCTCAGCGGTCCTGGAAGACATCGGCAACACGGAAGC GTGCGTGAGGACCAAGGAAGGTTTGGCTCATGCAGGCCGTGTCACATCTTCTGCATTGTCCAACGTGGGCGTTGCTATCACCAGAAGGTTGGCGGAGATGAG AGCTCTACCGCTTCCAGGTCCGCCGCG AGGAGATGACGGCCAAAGAAGAGGAGAAACGAGCACTGGTGATGACGAATCTACGTTTGAATAG
- the LOC130912566 gene encoding tumor protein D54-like isoform X5 produces the protein MSRAGPGFAGTPSDGFSPGDDDTDHLRFRLAKTEEEIETLRQALLSKEKSAADLRRQLGLGPLENLKHNLSKGWQDVRTSSPYLTASAVLEDIGNTEASLPVNFGTGQFQVISCKFWDIQRCVRTKEGLAHAGRVTSSALSNVGVAITRRLAEMRALPLPGPPRHHVSVPSMRHSSTFKSFEEMLGNVKRR, from the exons ATGAGCCGAGCGGGACCGG GTTTTGCGGGGACGCCGTCTGATGGATTCTCACCCGGCGACGACGACACGGACCACCTGAGGTTCCGGCTGGCTAAG ACGGAGGAGGAGATCGAGACTCTCAGGCAGGCGCTGCTGAGCAAAGAGAAGTCGGCCGCCGATCTCCGCCGGCAGCTGGGTTTGGGCCCGTTGGAGAATCTTAAGCACAACCTGTCCAAAGGCTGGCAAGACGTACGGACGTCGTCCCC ATATCTGACGGCCTCAGCGGTCCTGGAAGACATCGGCAACACGGAAGC gtcacttcctgtcaattttggcaCAG ggcaattccaggtcatttcctgtaaattttgggaCATTCAAAG GTGCGTGAGGACCAAGGAAGGTTTGGCTCATGCAGGCCGTGTCACATCTTCTGCATTGTCCAACGTGGGCGTTGCTATCACCAGAAGGTTGGCGGAGATGAG AGCTCTACCGCTTCCAGGTCCGCCGCG CCACCACGTGAGCGTACCATCCATGAG aCACTCTTCCACATTCAAGTCTTTTGAAGAAATGCTTGGCAACGTCAAG AGGAGATGA
- the LOC130912566 gene encoding tumor protein D54-like isoform X1 yields the protein MSYHSCPSLPAIDDARRPIRLDEEGRMSPLGPNELDVLSRQWQAEFTRKFITRVKLTTFFVGRILTVNEQLIENALRLTRQGFAGTPSDGFSPGDDDTDHLRFRLAKTEEEIETLRQALLSKEKSAADLRRQLGLGPLENLKHNLSKGWQDVRTSSPYLTASAVLEDIGNTEASLPVNFGTGQFQVISCKFWDIQRCVRTKEGLAHAGRVTSSALSNVGVAITRRLAEMRALPLPGPPRHHVSVPSMRHSSTFKSFEEMLGNVKRR from the exons ATGAGTTATCACAGCTGCCCCAGTTtacctgccattgacgatgcgagacgtccaatccgtttggatGAAGAGGGACGGATGAGCCCACTTGGTCCAAATGAACTCGACGTCTTGAGCCGCCAATGGCAGGCTGAGTTTACAAGGAAATTTATCACACGAGTTAAATTGACTACATTCTTCGTTGGACGTATATTAACAGTCAATGAGCAATTGATTGAAAATGCGCTTCGATTGACGCGGCAAGGTTTTGCGGGGACGCCGTCTGATGGATTCTCACCCGGCGACGACGACACGGACCACCTGAGGTTCCGGCTGGCTAAG ACGGAGGAGGAGATCGAGACTCTCAGGCAGGCGCTGCTGAGCAAAGAGAAGTCGGCCGCCGATCTCCGCCGGCAGCTGGGTTTGGGCCCGTTGGAGAATCTTAAGCACAACCTGTCCAAAGGCTGGCAAGACGTACGGACGTCGTCCCC ATATCTGACGGCCTCAGCGGTCCTGGAAGACATCGGCAACACGGAAGC gtcacttcctgtcaattttggcaCAG ggcaattccaggtcatttcctgtaaattttgggaCATTCAAAG GTGCGTGAGGACCAAGGAAGGTTTGGCTCATGCAGGCCGTGTCACATCTTCTGCATTGTCCAACGTGGGCGTTGCTATCACCAGAAGGTTGGCGGAGATGAG AGCTCTACCGCTTCCAGGTCCGCCGCG CCACCACGTGAGCGTACCATCCATGAG aCACTCTTCCACATTCAAGTCTTTTGAAGAAATGCTTGGCAACGTCAAG AGGAGATGA
- the LOC130912566 gene encoding tumor protein D54-like isoform X3, with the protein MSYHSCPSLPAIDDARRPIRLDEEGRMSPLGPNELDVLSRQWQAEFTRKFITRVKLTTFFVGRILTVNEQLIENALRLTRQGFAGTPSDGFSPGDDDTDHLRFRLAKTEEEIETLRQALLSKEKSAADLRRQLGLGPLENLKHNLSKGWQDVRTSSPYLTASAVLEDIGNTEACVRTKEGLAHAGRVTSSALSNVGVAITRRLAEMRALPLPGPPRHHVSVPSMRHSSTFKSFEEMLGNVKRR; encoded by the exons ATGAGTTATCACAGCTGCCCCAGTTtacctgccattgacgatgcgagacgtccaatccgtttggatGAAGAGGGACGGATGAGCCCACTTGGTCCAAATGAACTCGACGTCTTGAGCCGCCAATGGCAGGCTGAGTTTACAAGGAAATTTATCACACGAGTTAAATTGACTACATTCTTCGTTGGACGTATATTAACAGTCAATGAGCAATTGATTGAAAATGCGCTTCGATTGACGCGGCAAGGTTTTGCGGGGACGCCGTCTGATGGATTCTCACCCGGCGACGACGACACGGACCACCTGAGGTTCCGGCTGGCTAAG ACGGAGGAGGAGATCGAGACTCTCAGGCAGGCGCTGCTGAGCAAAGAGAAGTCGGCCGCCGATCTCCGCCGGCAGCTGGGTTTGGGCCCGTTGGAGAATCTTAAGCACAACCTGTCCAAAGGCTGGCAAGACGTACGGACGTCGTCCCC ATATCTGACGGCCTCAGCGGTCCTGGAAGACATCGGCAACACGGAAGC GTGCGTGAGGACCAAGGAAGGTTTGGCTCATGCAGGCCGTGTCACATCTTCTGCATTGTCCAACGTGGGCGTTGCTATCACCAGAAGGTTGGCGGAGATGAG AGCTCTACCGCTTCCAGGTCCGCCGCG CCACCACGTGAGCGTACCATCCATGAG aCACTCTTCCACATTCAAGTCTTTTGAAGAAATGCTTGGCAACGTCAAG AGGAGATGA